The Tindallia magadiensis genome includes a window with the following:
- the hisD gene encoding histidinol dehydrogenase, with protein sequence MRIVDWKDSEGEAYLEALQKRQQATNREIEVKVRDLLEEVKEKGNLAVIEMTAIYDKARLTEETMKVSSVEIEEAVSQVDKAYLKAIRRAQEKISRFHERQRQLSWFENPEPGVTLGQKVTPLDCVGIYVPGGTAAYPSSVLMNAVPAKVAGVERIVMTTPPDQEGKVNPVILAAAYIAGVDEIYKIGGAQAIGAMAFGTATVPKVDKITGPGNQYVATAKKMVYGQVDIDMIAGPSEILVIADEKADPAYIAADLLSQAEHDQLSSAICITTNRLVAEKVLKQLERQLEKLERQAIARKSMENYGGIWVVDSLEKAVSISNRLAPEHLELCVEKPFELLEKIKHAGAIFMGHYSPEPLGDYIAGPNHVLPTEGTARFYSPLSVEDFVKKSSIISYTREAMEKVADDVILMAEKEGLPAHGQAIRIRRR encoded by the coding sequence ATGAGAATCGTCGACTGGAAAGACTCGGAAGGAGAGGCTTATCTGGAAGCCCTCCAGAAAAGACAGCAAGCAACCAATAGAGAAATAGAAGTCAAGGTTCGAGACTTGTTGGAAGAAGTTAAGGAAAAGGGAAATTTAGCTGTGATAGAAATGACAGCAATCTATGATAAAGCACGTTTAACGGAAGAAACCATGAAAGTAAGCTCTGTAGAAATAGAGGAAGCCGTGAGCCAAGTAGATAAGGCGTATCTAAAAGCAATTCGGCGGGCGCAAGAAAAAATCAGCCGGTTTCATGAGCGTCAACGCCAGCTTTCCTGGTTTGAGAATCCGGAGCCTGGAGTCACCTTGGGACAAAAGGTAACGCCTTTGGATTGTGTTGGAATTTATGTTCCTGGTGGTACGGCGGCTTACCCTTCATCTGTACTGATGAATGCAGTGCCAGCAAAAGTGGCTGGAGTAGAAAGAATCGTCATGACAACGCCACCGGATCAAGAGGGTAAAGTAAATCCTGTTATTTTAGCGGCTGCTTATATAGCGGGAGTTGATGAAATATATAAAATTGGAGGCGCTCAGGCGATTGGAGCCATGGCTTTTGGAACAGCAACGGTTCCAAAAGTAGATAAAATTACTGGTCCGGGCAATCAATATGTGGCAACAGCAAAAAAAATGGTTTATGGGCAGGTAGATATCGATATGATAGCGGGTCCGAGTGAAATATTAGTGATTGCTGATGAAAAAGCTGACCCAGCCTATATAGCTGCTGACTTGCTTTCGCAGGCAGAGCATGACCAGTTGTCGTCAGCCATTTGTATTACCACTAATCGACTAGTGGCGGAAAAAGTACTTAAACAATTAGAAAGACAACTTGAAAAGTTGGAACGGCAAGCTATTGCAAGAAAATCCATGGAAAATTATGGTGGTATCTGGGTGGTTGATTCACTGGAAAAAGCAGTTTCGATTTCAAACCGACTAGCTCCAGAACATTTAGAACTTTGTGTGGAGAAACCATTTGAGTTGTTGGAAAAGATAAAACATGCAGGTGCGATTTTTATGGGCCATTATTCACCAGAACCGCTTGGTGACTATATAGCGGGACCTAATCATGTATTACCAACGGAAGGAACCGCCCGCTTTTATTCACCTCTTTCCGTGGAAGATTTTGTGAAAAAAAGTAGCATTATATCCTATACTCGGGAAGCTATGGAAAAGGTAGCTGACGATGTGATCCTAATGGCTGAAAAAGAAGGACTTCCAG
- the hisG gene encoding ATP phosphoribosyltransferase codes for MQGKIRLALTKGRLEKDTVQLLEKAGLNMETIKNPQRKLILDIPGYPLEIILLKGSDVATYVEHGIADLGVVGKDILLEKPKPVYEVADLGFGACRMAVAGETSLCPDNKKLLRIASKYPRIAREHFESKGQSVEIIEQQGSVELAPLMGLSDVIVDIVETGNTLKANGLIVLEEILKISARLIVNKVSYKTRRIEVNALIDLLEKQVKIRREE; via the coding sequence ATGCAGGGAAAAATAAGACTGGCCCTTACCAAAGGGCGTTTAGAAAAAGATACGGTTCAACTTCTTGAAAAAGCAGGGCTCAATATGGAAACAATTAAAAATCCTCAACGCAAATTGATTCTGGATATTCCTGGATATCCATTGGAGATCATATTACTGAAGGGCAGTGATGTTGCCACCTATGTAGAACATGGAATAGCAGATCTAGGGGTAGTTGGGAAAGATATTTTACTCGAAAAACCAAAACCTGTATATGAAGTGGCTGATTTGGGCTTTGGTGCCTGTCGAATGGCGGTGGCAGGGGAAACATCTCTTTGTCCTGATAACAAAAAGCTACTAAGAATAGCAAGCAAATATCCGCGGATTGCAAGAGAACATTTTGAAAGTAAGGGTCAGTCGGTAGAAATTATTGAACAGCAGGGGTCGGTAGAGCTAGCGCCGCTGATGGGTCTTTCTGATGTGATCGTTGATATTGTTGAAACAGGAAATACATTGAAAGCCAATGGGTTAATTGTTCTGGAAGAGATTCTTAAGATTAGTGCTCGGCTTATTGTGAATAAGGTAAGTTATAAAACAAGAAGAATAGAAGTAAACGCATTGATTGATTTGTTAGAAAAACAAGTGAAAATCAGGAGGGAAGAATAA
- the hisZ gene encoding ATP phosphoribosyltransferase regulatory subunit: MDKRKVFLPQGVQDLLIDDCLLRRKMEDHLMETFNQWGYMEVSSPTLEYYDLFTKPPMLADGDNMFKMIDTNGKILVMRPDCTIPIARMVATKMKNFVYPLKLCYVENVYRIDKEQSDQKREFRQAGVELFGVSSVKGDAEILVTAIESLKSMGLENLTVELGHMKFLGAVFDSLQLDRDLKQQLLRLLEEKNITGIKELTEIHGVDQAMAQLLTRLPRMFGTPREVLSEAKKYDLTSEMKEALEELQKTIEMVQEYGLGECLGIDLGMVSQLEYYTGITFKGFTKDLGAVILSGGRYDKLLGKFGMDCTATGFAIVVNKLTKALKRQRNIEVPRRKHILILDSQYRAGAVKEAVDDLRQGGNIVEFCMLEDREEIREYMERRQVDELVRIHVDGHIENISIHESSENR, encoded by the coding sequence ATGGATAAAAGAAAAGTTTTCTTGCCACAAGGTGTGCAGGACTTATTGATAGATGATTGTTTGTTACGAAGAAAAATGGAAGACCATTTAATGGAAACCTTTAACCAATGGGGATATATGGAAGTTAGCAGTCCGACCTTAGAGTACTATGACTTATTTACAAAGCCGCCTATGTTAGCAGATGGAGACAATATGTTTAAGATGATTGATACCAACGGAAAAATTTTAGTGATGCGGCCAGACTGTACGATTCCAATCGCTAGGATGGTTGCAACTAAAATGAAAAATTTTGTTTATCCATTAAAGCTGTGTTATGTAGAAAATGTGTATCGAATTGATAAAGAACAATCGGATCAGAAACGGGAATTTAGACAGGCGGGTGTTGAGTTGTTTGGAGTTTCTTCTGTAAAAGGAGATGCCGAAATACTTGTTACAGCCATTGAGTCCCTAAAGTCCATGGGGTTAGAAAATTTAACCGTAGAATTAGGACATATGAAATTCTTAGGTGCTGTCTTTGATTCTCTTCAATTAGACAGAGATTTAAAACAGCAATTGCTTCGATTGCTGGAAGAAAAAAACATCACAGGTATTAAAGAGCTGACAGAAATCCATGGTGTAGATCAAGCAATGGCTCAGCTTTTGACAAGACTTCCTCGTATGTTTGGAACCCCGAGGGAGGTTTTATCGGAAGCAAAGAAATACGATCTGACAAGCGAAATGAAAGAAGCATTAGAAGAGCTCCAAAAGACTATTGAAATGGTACAGGAGTATGGTTTAGGGGAATGTTTAGGAATAGATTTAGGAATGGTAAGTCAATTAGAATATTATACAGGGATTACTTTCAAAGGATTTACGAAAGACTTAGGGGCCGTTATTCTTAGTGGAGGTCGATATGACAAATTGTTAGGAAAATTTGGCATGGACTGTACCGCTACCGGATTTGCTATTGTTGTCAATAAATTGACCAAGGCTCTTAAAAGACAAAGAAACATAGAAGTCCCCCGCCGAAAACATATTCTTATCCTGGATAGTCAGTATAGAGCAGGAGCGGTTAAAGAAGCGGTAGATGATTTAAGACAGGGTGGCAATATTGTCGAGTTTTGCATGCTGGAAGATCGTGAGGAAATTCGGGAATATATGGAACGGCGCCAGGTAGATGAATTGGTCCGCATTCATGTAGATGGTCATATAGAGAATATTTCTATCCATGAAAGTTCTGAGAATAGATGA
- a CDS encoding GtrA family protein — MSLEEKIRHYSLYIIFGVITTVVNLVVFRIFLEVGLHYTVSATIAFVIAVLTAYYTNKTWVFGSRTKGVKDVWKELISFFSARIFTYFVDIAGLLLLVEGLEQEPFLSKLLMNIVVVVLNYILSRWVVFKARQEY; from the coding sequence ATGTCTTTAGAGGAAAAAATCCGGCATTACAGTTTATATATTATTTTCGGCGTGATAACAACAGTGGTGAATTTGGTCGTTTTCAGGATCTTTCTTGAAGTGGGACTTCATTATACGGTGAGTGCTACGATTGCATTTGTTATCGCCGTACTGACTGCATACTATACGAATAAAACCTGGGTTTTTGGGAGTCGAACAAAAGGCGTAAAAGACGTATGGAAAGAACTTATCAGCTTCTTTAGTGCTCGTATATTTACGTATTTTGTTGATATAGCCGGATTGCTGTTATTGGTGGAAGGATTGGAACAGGAGCCATTTCTTAGCAAATTATTAATGAATATTGTGGTAGTGGTATTAAATTATATTCTTAGTCGCTGGGTCGTATTTAAAGCAAGGCAGGAATATTGA
- a CDS encoding glycosyltransferase family 2 protein, which translates to MKKPHISIVVPMYNESEVAETCYQRLKAVMEQYQEEFRHELIFVNDGSRDDTLSIIKALAKEDDCLRVINFARNFGHQIAVTAGIHRAAGDAVVVIDADMQDPPELIPEMVAQWKEGYHVVYGQRQKREGETWFKLATAKGFYRILNKMTEVVIPMDTGDFRLMDRKVVDVFKNMPERSRFIRGMVSWIGFKQKALLYERKERFAGESKYPLHKMLKLAADGILAFSGKPVEWIRNSGLVITGISKIMFFIWLILLILGDTSLLFYSGWHSVLGILIGTQLLAMGILGEYLLRVYDEVRNRPLYIIDEEIPAKKARTGPRDWEQKTFGKIDIEAD; encoded by the coding sequence ATGAAAAAACCGCATATCTCGATTGTTGTTCCTATGTATAATGAAAGCGAAGTAGCAGAAACTTGCTATCAGCGTCTTAAGGCAGTGATGGAACAATATCAGGAAGAATTTAGGCATGAACTGATTTTTGTAAATGATGGTAGTAGAGATGATACGTTGTCTATTATTAAAGCCTTAGCGAAAGAAGATGATTGCCTGAGAGTAATCAACTTTGCCAGAAATTTTGGTCACCAGATTGCTGTAACAGCAGGTATTCATCGTGCTGCCGGAGATGCTGTTGTTGTCATTGATGCTGATATGCAAGACCCTCCAGAACTAATTCCGGAGATGGTTGCCCAATGGAAAGAAGGCTACCATGTTGTTTATGGACAGCGACAGAAGCGGGAAGGAGAAACCTGGTTCAAGCTGGCTACAGCGAAAGGGTTTTATCGTATTCTTAATAAGATGACAGAAGTGGTTATTCCTATGGATACAGGTGATTTTCGCTTAATGGATCGAAAAGTAGTGGATGTCTTTAAAAATATGCCAGAAAGAAGTCGTTTTATCAGAGGAATGGTAAGCTGGATAGGATTCAAACAAAAGGCCTTGCTCTATGAGCGAAAAGAGCGATTTGCAGGAGAAAGCAAATATCCATTACATAAGATGCTGAAGCTGGCAGCTGACGGGATTTTGGCTTTTTCCGGAAAGCCTGTAGAATGGATCCGTAATAGCGGGTTGGTGATTACTGGAATATCAAAAATAATGTTTTTTATATGGTTGATTCTACTGATTTTAGGAGATACCTCCTTGTTGTTTTATAGTGGTTGGCATAGTGTTTTGGGGATTCTTATAGGCACACAACTGCTGGCAATGGGAATATTAGGTGAATATTTACTTCGGGTTTATGATGAAGTAAGAAATCGACCACTATACATTATAGATGAAGAAATACCTGCGAAGAAGGCTCGCACAGGACCAAGAGACTGGGAGCAAAAGACTTTTGGCAAAATTGATATAGAAGCCGACTAA
- a CDS encoding ArnT family glycosyltransferase, whose product MNVKAAYFEQVKGWFLKWPLHPLVQGGCGFFALLIIILGVFQRGPEVLKYPATFLLIYSLMLAVFWIGISAVIEKFTWLHKPFVFPVAVTGLAFVPRYLWIRLVETTPMWDFARYYHYAISIVNGNPEAIADIRGVFPHLTGYPLILSYVFRFFGTEVAIARWFNLICTLLTVLLVYQLGKVMFSPKAGRIAAIIVALWPGQIFYISVLAAEHLFTMQLLFVLLLFCYMVKGESSGKSFGWAVATGAMLTMAHIVRPVASLLFPAFFLYLLMAPALKESVLPKETEGKPGCCNKKVLLRRASLLAVIVLIFLGTLQGLNRIYEPQVQVPLGKTGAGFNLYVGTNKDSQGMWSAEDWEIIEEFHYDFDRIHQEAWNRGIERIQEDYTEFLLLAEQKFSIQWAVSEYGLYWGLLETDRVTAVSLWAEEYRQELQIASQVFYLSLFWLILINTRKEIKKFQATPADLIGILFFGFIAMHTLIEVQSRYHHSLIPLFILLAVGQLKIEKIPSLKQK is encoded by the coding sequence ATGAATGTAAAAGCAGCGTATTTCGAACAAGTAAAAGGCTGGTTCTTGAAATGGCCGCTACACCCCCTTGTTCAGGGGGGATGCGGTTTTTTTGCCTTGTTAATTATTATTTTGGGTGTTTTTCAGCGAGGTCCGGAAGTACTAAAATATCCCGCCACCTTTTTATTGATATATTCATTGATGCTGGCTGTTTTTTGGATAGGGATATCAGCTGTTATCGAAAAATTTACATGGTTGCACAAACCTTTTGTTTTCCCGGTAGCTGTCACAGGCCTTGCTTTTGTTCCTCGTTATCTATGGATAAGACTGGTGGAAACAACACCTATGTGGGATTTTGCCAGATACTATCACTATGCTATATCGATCGTTAATGGCAATCCGGAAGCAATCGCTGACATTCGAGGCGTGTTTCCTCACCTTACTGGGTATCCACTGATTCTTTCCTATGTATTTCGCTTTTTTGGAACAGAAGTGGCGATTGCTCGTTGGTTTAATCTGATTTGCACACTTCTAACGGTCCTGCTAGTATACCAGTTGGGTAAGGTGATGTTTTCGCCTAAGGCAGGAAGAATAGCGGCAATCATAGTTGCTTTATGGCCAGGCCAGATATTTTACATATCCGTATTAGCCGCCGAACATCTATTTACGATGCAGTTGTTGTTTGTCTTATTGCTCTTTTGTTATATGGTTAAAGGAGAGTCTAGCGGAAAATCCTTTGGATGGGCGGTGGCTACAGGAGCAATGCTCACAATGGCACATATCGTAAGACCTGTTGCTTCCTTATTATTTCCGGCCTTTTTCCTATATTTGCTGATGGCTCCGGCATTGAAAGAATCTGTTTTGCCAAAGGAAACAGAAGGAAAACCAGGATGCTGTAACAAAAAAGTGCTTCTTCGAAGAGCTTCCTTATTAGCAGTCATTGTGCTTATATTTTTGGGAACTTTGCAAGGCTTAAACCGTATCTATGAGCCACAGGTACAAGTACCATTGGGAAAAACCGGTGCCGGTTTTAATCTCTATGTAGGTACTAATAAAGATTCTCAAGGAATGTGGAGTGCGGAAGATTGGGAAATAATTGAGGAGTTTCATTACGATTTTGACCGAATACATCAAGAAGCTTGGAACAGAGGAATAGAAAGAATACAGGAAGACTATACCGAATTTCTTTTACTGGCTGAACAAAAATTTTCTATTCAATGGGCTGTTTCAGAATATGGTCTCTACTGGGGATTGCTGGAAACAGATAGAGTGACGGCTGTTAGCCTCTGGGCAGAAGAGTATCGTCAAGAGCTTCAAATAGCATCCCAGGTCTTTTATTTAAGTCTTTTTTGGCTGATATTGATAAATACGCGAAAAGAAATAAAGAAGTTCCAGGCTACTCCTGCCGATTTGATAGGAATCCTTTTTTTTGGATTTATTGCGATGCACACCTTAATAGAAGTTCAGTCTCGTTACCATCACAGCCTTATTCCTTTGTTTATCTTGTTAGCAGTAGGACAATTAAAGATAGAAAAAATACCGTCTTTGAAGCAAAAATGA
- the galU gene encoding UTP--glucose-1-phosphate uridylyltransferase GalU, translating to MKVNKAIIPAAGLGTRFLPATKAQPKEMLPIVDKPTLQYIIEEAVDSGIEEILIITGRNKQSIEDHFDKSIELELELEKKGKDDLLQIVKNISDMVNIHYIRQKEPKGLGHAIYCAKSFIGNEPFAVMLGDDIVDAKTPCLQQMTSVYNEYKTTILGVQEVPRLEVDKYGIVNGKSIEDNVYKVKDLIEKPAIEEAPTNIAILGRYIISPSIFSTLEHTKPGKGGEIQLTDALKTLARQEAMYAYIFEGKRYDVGDKMGFLQATVEFALKREDLKEPFKQYLKEFTKGL from the coding sequence ATGAAAGTGAATAAAGCGATTATTCCAGCCGCAGGTCTTGGAACAAGATTTTTGCCTGCAACAAAAGCTCAGCCTAAGGAAATGTTGCCAATTGTTGATAAACCAACATTACAATATATAATAGAAGAGGCTGTAGATTCAGGTATTGAAGAAATTTTGATTATAACAGGAAGAAATAAGCAATCGATTGAAGATCATTTTGATAAGTCCATTGAGCTTGAACTGGAGTTAGAAAAGAAAGGAAAAGATGATCTACTGCAGATTGTTAAAAACATTTCGGATATGGTGAACATCCACTATATCCGACAAAAAGAACCGAAAGGCTTGGGACATGCCATTTATTGTGCAAAAAGTTTTATTGGAAATGAACCTTTTGCGGTAATGCTGGGAGACGATATTGTGGATGCAAAAACGCCCTGTCTTCAGCAGATGACTTCTGTTTATAATGAGTATAAAACAACGATTCTTGGTGTTCAGGAAGTCCCGAGATTAGAGGTGGACAAATATGGAATCGTGAATGGAAAAAGCATTGAAGATAATGTTTATAAAGTGAAGGATTTGATAGAAAAACCAGCAATAGAAGAAGCTCCTACGAATATCGCCATATTGGGTCGATATATTATTAGTCCTAGTATTTTTAGTACCTTGGAACATACGAAACCTGGAAAGGGAGGAGAGATTCAGCTGACGGATGCGCTGAAAACCTTAGCCCGACAGGAAGCAATGTATGCTTATATCTTTGAAGGGAAACGATACGATGTAGGCGATAAGATGGGTTTTTTACAGGCGACGGTAGAGTTTGCCCTCAAAAGAGAAGACTTAAAGGAACCCTTTAAACAATACCTTAAAGAATTTACAAAAGGACTTTAA
- the cysK gene encoding cysteine synthase A, with protein MIVNNVSELVGKTPIVKLSRKGRENMAAIFVKLEFQNPGGSVKDRIALSMIEALEQEGKITEKTLLVEPTSGNTGIGLAMIAAAKGYRLTLVMPDTMTIERRKILKAYGADLVLTEGSKGMKGAIEKADEIVKTNPDAIIPGQFINPANPAVHYKTTGPEIWSDLDGKVDAFVAGVGTGGTITGAGRYLREKNPSVQLVAVEPADSPVLSGGAPGPHKIQGIGAGFVPDIMDMHLLNNIIQVTTEEAIETARKIAREEGLLLGISSGAAIAAAFKTAKNMDPDQNLIVMTASNGERYLSTPLYDID; from the coding sequence ATGATCGTCAATAATGTTAGTGAGCTAGTCGGTAAAACACCAATAGTAAAACTCAGTCGTAAGGGTCGAGAAAATATGGCTGCTATTTTTGTAAAATTAGAATTTCAAAATCCTGGTGGTTCTGTAAAAGACCGGATCGCCCTAAGCATGATCGAAGCACTGGAACAAGAAGGAAAAATCACAGAAAAAACCCTACTTGTTGAACCAACCAGCGGAAATACGGGCATTGGTCTTGCAATGATTGCCGCTGCTAAAGGCTATCGATTAACCTTGGTCATGCCCGATACTATGACCATTGAACGAAGAAAAATTTTAAAGGCTTATGGAGCTGATCTTGTACTAACCGAAGGTTCCAAAGGAATGAAGGGGGCTATTGAAAAAGCAGATGAAATAGTCAAAACTAATCCGGATGCAATCATCCCCGGACAATTTATCAACCCAGCCAACCCAGCTGTTCATTATAAAACTACAGGGCCTGAGATCTGGAGTGATCTCGATGGGAAAGTCGATGCTTTTGTTGCTGGTGTAGGAACAGGCGGTACCATTACAGGGGCTGGTCGCTATTTAAGAGAAAAAAATCCTTCCGTTCAACTAGTTGCTGTTGAACCTGCCGATTCACCAGTTTTGTCTGGAGGAGCACCTGGCCCCCACAAAATTCAAGGAATCGGAGCTGGCTTTGTTCCAGACATTATGGATATGCATTTGCTTAACAACATTATTCAGGTTACCACGGAAGAAGCGATAGAAACGGCTCGAAAAATCGCCCGGGAAGAAGGCTTGTTGCTTGGAATTTCTTCAGGAGCTGCCATTGCTGCTGCATTCAAGACCGCTAAAAATATGGATCCTGATCAAAATCTAATTGTTATGACAGCCAGTAATGGTGAACGCTACTTAAGCACTCCGCTTTATGATATTGATTAG
- the sfsA gene encoding DNA/RNA nuclease SfsA: protein MHYKKVVKGEFIKRPNRFIAHVLIDGKEEVVHVKNTSRCRELLIPGAKVYLEDKREVPGRKTGYSVISVYKDDVLVNIDSQAPNTVIAEALENNKIDGLLDFSLLKREVTYGKSRFDIFMEREKERIFIEVKGVTLENSGVSAFPDAPTERGAKHVKELADAVAEGYRGVIFFLIKMQKPDLFTLNWKMDPVFAKAVCEAKSKGVEVLAYDSLVTPEEILIGKKLPIDLEPCCVG, encoded by the coding sequence GTGCATTATAAAAAAGTAGTTAAAGGAGAATTTATCAAAAGACCGAACCGCTTCATTGCTCACGTATTGATTGATGGCAAGGAAGAAGTTGTGCATGTAAAAAACACCTCTCGATGCCGAGAGCTGCTGATACCGGGAGCTAAAGTCTATTTAGAGGATAAAAGAGAAGTACCGGGTAGAAAAACTGGGTACTCTGTGATCAGTGTTTACAAAGACGATGTGCTTGTCAATATTGACTCCCAAGCGCCTAACACTGTGATAGCTGAAGCACTTGAAAATAATAAGATAGACGGATTATTAGATTTTTCTTTACTAAAGAGAGAAGTTACTTATGGAAAATCACGCTTTGATATTTTTATGGAAAGAGAAAAAGAAAGGATTTTTATTGAAGTAAAAGGAGTTACACTAGAAAATAGTGGGGTTTCCGCATTTCCGGATGCACCGACTGAAAGAGGGGCGAAACATGTGAAGGAATTGGCAGATGCCGTGGCAGAAGGGTATAGAGGGGTGATCTTTTTTCTGATTAAAATGCAAAAACCAGATCTTTTCACACTAAACTGGAAAATGGATCCGGTTTTTGCAAAGGCAGTATGCGAAGCTAAATCTAAAGGGGTAGAAGTATTAGCTTACGATTCACTGGTTACTCCTGAAGAAATTCTCATTGGAAAAAAACTGCCTATTGATTTAGAACCTTGTTGTGTCGGCTAA
- a CDS encoding methyl-accepting chemotaxis protein → MHKTSIRKRILLGFFTITLILVALGGFSFMQLSSIQDDLRDLLEEQMNLYRINNELAFTIAERSSHISNFVLTGDEFYLNQFIRVSSTSDSLERELLEISGTPEDEKFVERSQAWRRIATAEVVPMYNTGRYDNAIEVISSRMAPEGNTLMIYARNMANERQENVQSIGAEVVNTQEEIRKMVIASIGFAIIVSIILAFVISNSIIRPLKKLVNLVHRVAQGDLTQQVEVKSTDEIGHLSKAINQMVDNLKGLIKSSSSISDQVASTSETLAASSEEAAATSQEVSRTIEEVSRATEEQSSAVETSNQNMEQVAENMMQVSKSIEQVQNASNHTQDSATNGRKAAREAVSKMNEILSSSEESMVVVKELDQASTEIVNIVESIHSISEQTNLLALNAAIEAARAGEAGRGFAVVAEEIRKLAEETSQSSSRIAKIIEMIQSQIKGAVFSMENNSLQVQEGTKMVHSASNLFESISDEVSTISEGVNNVTLLIQKVTNNSQEVVNSFQNMSAISEETAASSQEVSASAQQQNSVVDEIADSASNLATLASELQNAISIFKV, encoded by the coding sequence ATGCATAAAACTAGCATCCGAAAAAGAATACTTCTAGGTTTTTTTACCATCACTTTGATTTTAGTAGCTTTAGGCGGTTTTAGCTTTATGCAGTTAAGTTCCATACAGGACGATCTCAGAGATTTATTAGAAGAGCAAATGAATCTTTATCGAATTAATAACGAATTAGCATTCACCATCGCTGAAAGAAGTTCTCACATAAGTAATTTCGTTTTAACCGGTGATGAATTTTATCTCAATCAGTTTATTCGTGTTTCAAGTACCAGCGACTCTTTGGAACGTGAGCTGTTAGAAATTTCCGGCACTCCAGAGGACGAAAAATTTGTCGAGAGAAGCCAAGCCTGGCGTCGCATTGCCACCGCTGAAGTCGTGCCAATGTATAATACAGGAAGGTATGACAATGCCATCGAAGTGATTTCCAGCCGTATGGCTCCAGAGGGCAATACATTGATGATTTATGCCCGAAATATGGCAAATGAACGTCAAGAAAATGTTCAATCCATCGGTGCTGAGGTAGTGAATACCCAAGAGGAAATTCGCAAAATGGTTATTGCTTCTATTGGATTTGCCATCATTGTCTCTATTATTCTTGCTTTTGTTATTTCCAATAGTATCATTCGTCCTCTGAAAAAATTGGTTAATTTGGTTCACAGGGTTGCTCAGGGTGATTTAACTCAGCAAGTTGAAGTAAAGAGTACTGATGAAATCGGTCACCTTTCAAAAGCCATTAATCAAATGGTCGATAACCTTAAAGGTCTGATTAAATCCAGTAGCTCTATATCAGACCAGGTTGCCAGTACCAGCGAAACTTTAGCCGCTTCTTCAGAAGAGGCAGCTGCCACCTCTCAGGAAGTTTCACGAACCATTGAAGAGGTTTCCAGAGCTACCGAAGAACAATCTTCTGCTGTTGAAACCAGTAATCAGAACATGGAGCAAGTCGCCGAAAATATGATGCAGGTTTCCAAAAGTATTGAACAAGTCCAAAACGCTTCTAATCACACACAAGATTCAGCTACAAATGGTCGAAAAGCAGCAAGGGAAGCCGTATCAAAAATGAATGAAATTCTTTCTTCTTCCGAAGAAAGCATGGTCGTTGTAAAAGAACTCGATCAAGCTTCCACGGAAATAGTTAATATTGTTGAAAGCATTCATTCGATATCTGAGCAAACAAATTTATTAGCCTTAAATGCAGCTATCGAAGCAGCCCGTGCAGGAGAAGCCGGTCGCGGATTTGCCGTAGTAGCCGAGGAAATACGAAAATTAGCAGAAGAAACCTCTCAGTCCTCTAGCCGTATCGCAAAGATCATAGAAATGATCCAATCACAAATCAAAGGTGCTGTTTTTTCTATGGAAAATAACAGCCTGCAAGTGCAAGAGGGAACAAAAATGGTTCATAGTGCCAGTAATCTTTTTGAAAGTATCTCTGACGAAGTATCCACCATTTCAGAAGGAGTTAACAATGTTACTCTATTGATACAGAAGGTTACAAACAACAGCCAGGAAGTAGTCAACAGCTTTCAAAACATGTCGGCTATATCAGAAGAAACAGCCGCCTCTTCACAAGAAGTTTCTGCCAGCGCACAACAACAAAACTCTGTTGTTGATGAAATAGCAGATTCAGCTAGCAATCTTGCGACTTTAGCCAGTGAACTTCAAAATGCAATTTCTATTTTCAAGGTTTAG